A single window of Inediibacterium massiliense DNA harbors:
- a CDS encoding SLC13 family permease has translation MIISAKKVNPKSSNPIIALFKKDMVFTISFVLALITSFMYTPKLDYIDFKVLFSLFNLMIAVRAFEDLKILDQFAISLLNRCSNTNKISLCLIGLCFFSSMLLTNDVALITFVPLTLIIGKKSNLLMLDTIILQTLAANIGSSLTPMGNPQNLFIFSHYHLTSVQFFQSVIFFVILGGFWLYVLNSRLDSIDLNVKLDSIQIKNKGKSILWMVLFFIIILSILGTINYKFALILTILMILFLDQTLLFKIDYLLLLTFVCFFIFIGNISHMNQVHVYMTKHLNSPIHTYFISIGLSQLISNVPACILLSGFTNDWKALLLGVNIGGLGTLVASLASVISFKLFIQEHPQNSKKYMLKFSIYNLLGLSLFTIINYFILRFV, from the coding sequence ATGATTATATCTGCAAAGAAAGTAAACCCAAAAAGTTCAAACCCTATAATTGCTTTATTCAAAAAAGATATGGTCTTTACCATTTCTTTTGTATTAGCTCTTATCACTTCCTTTATGTATACCCCAAAGCTTGATTATATTGATTTTAAAGTATTATTTAGCTTATTCAATCTTATGATCGCAGTGAGAGCTTTTGAAGACCTAAAAATTTTAGATCAATTTGCAATTTCCCTTTTAAATAGATGTAGTAATACGAATAAGATTTCTCTGTGTTTAATAGGATTATGTTTTTTTAGTTCAATGCTTCTAACCAATGATGTAGCACTTATTACATTTGTTCCTCTAACTTTGATTATTGGTAAAAAAAGTAATCTTTTAATGTTAGATACGATTATTTTGCAAACTCTAGCTGCTAATATTGGAAGTAGTCTGACCCCTATGGGAAATCCTCAAAATTTATTTATATTTTCCCATTATCACTTGACATCAGTACAATTTTTTCAATCTGTAATCTTTTTCGTTATATTAGGTGGTTTTTGGTTGTATGTTTTAAACAGCAGATTAGATTCTATAGATTTGAATGTAAAATTAGATTCTATACAAATAAAAAATAAAGGAAAATCTATTTTATGGATGGTATTGTTTTTTATTATTATTTTATCCATCCTTGGAACAATCAATTATAAATTTGCTTTGATCCTTACAATTTTGATGATATTATTTCTTGATCAAACTTTGCTTTTTAAAATTGATTATTTGTTATTACTTACTTTTGTATGCTTTTTTATTTTTATAGGAAATATCTCTCATATGAATCAAGTTCATGTTTATATGACTAAACATTTAAATAGTCCTATTCACACTTATTTTATTTCCATAGGACTTAGTCAATTGATTAGTAATGTACCTGCTTGTATACTTTTATCTGGTTTTACAAATGACTGGAAAGCATTATTATTAGGAGTCAATATAGGTGGATTAGGAACCCTTGTGGCATCTTTAGCAAGTGTGATTTCCTTTAAATTATTTATTCAGGAGCACCCACAAAATTCTAAAAAATATATGCTCAAATTTAGCATCTATAATCTTTTAGGGTTAAGTTTGTTTACAATCATCAATTATTTCATTCTTAGATTTGTATAA
- a CDS encoding DUF2442 domain-containing protein, which translates to MICPKIKNVKPIDNYFLLITFTNEITKKYDMKNWLSRESFKPLQNPALFALVKVDIYGYGISWNDEIDLSEYELWTNSINLDS; encoded by the coding sequence ATGATTTGCCCTAAGATTAAAAATGTAAAACCTATAGACAATTATTTTTTATTAATAACCTTTACTAATGAAATAACTAAAAAATATGATATGAAGAATTGGCTTTCTCGTGAATCTTTCAAACCTTTACAAAACCCAGCCTTATTTGCTTTAGTAAAAGTAGATATATATGGTTATGGAATTAGTTGGAATGATGAAATTGACTTAAGTGAATATGAACTATGGACTAATAGTATAAATTTAGACTCTTAG